In Gallus gallus isolate bGalGal1 chromosome Z, bGalGal1.mat.broiler.GRCg7b, whole genome shotgun sequence, one DNA window encodes the following:
- the ACAA2 gene encoding 3-ketoacyl-CoA thiolase, mitochondrial yields MALLRGVFIVAAKRTPFGTYGGLLKGLSATDLTEHAARAALAAGKVPPEVIDSVIVGNVMQSSPDAIYIARHVGLRVGVPVPVPALTVNRLCGSGFQSIANGCQEICLNDSEVVLCGGAENMSQAPYAVRNIRFGTRLGAELKLEDTLWEGLTDTYVKIPMAITAENLAAKHNITREDCDQYALKTQQRCKAAQDAGHFNAEMAPIEVKTKKGKESMQKDEHPKPQTTLEQLAKLPPVFKKDGTVTAGNASGVCDGAGAVIIASESALKKHSLTPLARIVAYHSSGCDPSIMGIGPVPAITEVLKKAGLTLKDMDLVEVNEAFAPQYLAVEKVLGLDPEKTNVNGGAIAVGHPLGASGSRITAHLVHELRRRGGKYAVGSACIGGGQGIALLIENTA; encoded by the exons ATGGCGCTGCTGAGAG GTGTATTCATTGTTGCAGCAAAGCGGACTCCTTTTGGCACCTATGGAGGGCTGCTGAAGGGCTTGTCAGCCACTGATCTGACGGAGCATGCTGCTCGGGCTGCACTGGCTGCTGGCAAGGTCCCTCCTGAGGTCATTGACAGTGTCATTGTTGGCAATGTCATGCAG agctctccAGATGCTATTTACATTGCAAGACATGTTGGTTTACGTGTGGGAGTCCCTGTCCCAGTTCCAGCCCTCACTGTCAACAGACTCTGTGGCTCTGGTTTCCAGTCCATTGCTAATGGATGCCAG GAAATTTGCCTTAATGACTCAGAAGTGGTTCTGTGTGGTGGAGCTGAAAACATGAGCCAGGCGCCTTATGCAGTTCGAAACATCCGATTTGGAACCAGATTAGGAGCAGAACTCAAG TTGGAAGACACATTGTGGGAAGGTCTAACTGACACGTACGTTAAAATCCCAATGGCAATTACAGCTGAAAATCTGGCTGCAAAACACAACATCACGCGAGAGGACTGCGACCAATATGCATTGAAAACACAACAGAGATGCAAAGCTG CTCAAGATGCTGGTCATTTTAATGCTGAGATGGCACCAAttgaagtgaaaacaaaaaaagggaaagaaagtatGCAAAAGGATGAGCACCCGAAACCTCAGACCACTCTGGAACAGCTGGCAAAACTCCCACCTGTCTTTAAAAAGGATGGGACAGTCACTGCTGGGAATGCTTCA GGGGTGTGTGATGGAGCTGGTGCAGTCATCATTGCCAGTGAATCAGCACTTAAAAAGCACAGCCTCACTCCTCTGGCAAGAATAGTTGCCTACCACTCATCTGGCTGTGACCCTTCCATAATGGGCATTG GCCCTGTTCCTGCAATTACTGAGGTTCTGAAGAAAGCAGGACTGACTTTGAAGGACATGGACTTGGTAGAG GTGAACGAGGCATTTGCACCTCAGTATCTGGCTGTTGAAAAAGTGTTGGGCCTGGACCCTGAAAAAACCAACGTCAATGGAGGTGCCATCGCTGTGGGTCATCCTTTGGGCGCTTCAGGATCACGGATCACAGCACATCTGGTTCATGAATTAAG GCGTCGTGGTGGGAAATACGCAGTTGGGTCAGCTTGCATTGGAGGTGGACAAGGTATTGCTCTTCTCATCGAGAACACAGCTTGA